The DNA region AACATAGCGAAAAGCATAAGGTTCAAGCCGTATGGCAACACTACttgcttgaagttctcCAGGGCATGAATTATAAATTTCAGGTAGTTGTTGAAGTGtacgttgttgaagtccTTATGGATAAGTGCCCTTCTCTCTATGACCACTACCATGATAAATATGTTCCACACAATGTTGGTTTGCCTGAAGAGACAACTAACGAGTGCACTCAAAGCACTTAGCCAAATGCTGGTAGTCTCGCCGAAAGGTAAAGTTATGGCCAGTGTTAAAGACTCAAGAATGAATATCGAAGACCACACATCTGTGTAATACAAGTAGTAATATGAGGCCATTAACGGGAAGCATATCAGGGAGGCTGGCCAGAATCCTATCGCATTAAAGAGAAAAAGTGGCCTCAAAACTACTAACGGTAGTATAATCATGCCGCCAAATAGGTTTGTGAGCCTGAGAATTGTAAGAGAACTCCATGAAGTGAGTAGTCGCAGCCACTTGTAATTAAGCCATCCGAGAACATAAAGACCGGGAGGCGTTGTAATTTTCGGGTCCCATGTTTTCCAGTTGCCCCCAATGTACTGGATGGTTTGCTTTACATGAAAGACCTCGTCTATGAATTGATATGGAACAACCGAGTTGGCGAGTTTAGCGAAAGTTACCCCAAAATAAACCAGCAGAATAGGCCATACTATTAGGTTGAATAGAAATCCGGCCTCAACCTCGTGTAGGATTTCattctcaagcttttcttcaagtgtgagctctttttcatccTTAGTATCCATTATGGGTAAAGATGAGTGGATCTGGGAAGCTCAAATGTTGCAAAACCAATCTCGTAAGTAATCAAGAGCTCTCTAGATTCTTCGAGAGCTATCAGTGGCTTTGTGATTGTCTTTTATTTGTCTGTTCcgctttcttcaatttctttgcCCTCTCAGCTTAATTTGGTTTTCGATGGTCAATTCAACTTAAACTTCTCAATGGcagaaaaaagaggaagCAACATCCGCGGGCaacatctttgaagatctgCTGGTTACATGAACCGAGTTGTTTATGGTCTCCTGCTAACTTTGGTGTTGAATGTCGTACGGGgccaaagcttttggccCGCGCTATCGAGCGACTCACTAATAGCCCTGCGATCACAGAGGGATGTCTTGTCCAATATAAGCATCGATAAGGTCCCTATGGTTGGAGTCCAGCTCAATGAGGTTGCTTTTAGAGGCACAAGCAATGAAACTGAGTCACTGGAAATTTTGGCATCGCTTTTGAACGTGGGAGTTCAGGCCTACATGATGGATATTGAATTCGATGAATCTTATAACCTTACAATTTCGGGCTCGGACACGAGTCTTGGTACGACGCTATCTACCTTCAAACGTTTCATAAGCTCCAGCAACAACTACCTGAATGCCGACATGCTAGTTTTGTTGCTGCGGCTTAAACAAAATACAAACACAAGCACAAAGGGTGCTCCATCTAATTTCCCCAACATCACTGCGATCTTAGACCTTTATCTGGGCAGCTCGACCCTTTACACCCCAAGCCAGTTGGCTTATGATCGTTCTTCTGGCAATGTTGCGCCTTCTTATGGGAATTTAAATTCTCCAGACTGGCCTAGCTTAAATTATTTCCTATACAgcattcaaaagagagcagTTGTGTTTTATGTTGATACTGCCTCTTCAGATGCTCTGCAAAGTCCAGCAATCTTCAATGCCTCGAATTTGAACTACGAAACCTCGAACACGCCCATAGTTTGCCCGCTCACCAATAATGCGCAAGTGCTTAATACCTCAAGTTTGAGCTGGAGGTTTTTACAGAAGGACTATTCCCCAAGTGACATAAGAGAGTACACGATGTGTGGATACTCTCCGATAATTGATAATAAATACAATCCAAATTCGATAAACACCATCTCCAATGTACTTGAAAACAGCTTACTTTGGTCTTGGGCCTCTAACGAACCAAATACTTCCGATGACACCAGAAGTAACTCCACTTCTCTTGTTGCCCGCAGATGTGCTGTTGTACATTATACAAAGTCCAATTCCTCAAGCTACTGGACTGTTGCGAACTGTTACGACCGCAAACGTGCTTTGTGCAAACGTGATGGCAACGATTTTGAATGGGCTGTGACTCAAGAGGGTGCGAGCTACTTTTCACATCATGACCAAGACGGAAATGGTTTTTGTCCCGACAACTTCTCGCTCTCGTTACCTCAAACAGCCTTGCAGGAGAAATCTCTTGACAACTATCTTTCTCAACTGAGCCCCGAAGGCTGGGAAATTTGGATAGATCTAAACTCAGTATCAGTTCCGGATTGTTGGGTACCGGATGGGCCGTATGCTAGCTGTCCGTACCAGAAGGAAGTCAGTACTAGAAATTTTGTTTCAATGATAACGCCTGTTTCAGTTTTTGCTGCGGTTACAATACTAATGCTTATTATGCTTAGCTGGCGAAGGGTTCCCATACAGGACAATCGAAAGCGTTGGAAGAGAGTCATTAACTCGCATCTGGGTTCCAAAGCTGAGGGCGTTCCAGCATAGTAACCTACTTAAGATCGGAATACCTTTCATAAATGACATTAGCGTTAGCAATATAGAGCTTGTATAGCGGTACCGATCTCTAACATAACATATTGTACTATTTGTACGAAGGCTTGCGTGCAGGACTTGCATACCTTAAGACTTTTCTCGTTAAcctccttcttttgaatgcaTCGTCTACCAAAAACTGATCATCAATTTGCAGGTTTAGGCACCGTTCAGTTGACCATCCACCAACATTATAATCAATCTCCCAAACTGAATTAGCATCAAATGACCATGTCAATGGAGGACAGACACATTCCAGTTCATCTACTCCAGGTGGCAAAACTTGggcttttcgaaaactatCGCGAGGATCGAAGACGCTACTCGAGTACTTTACGAAAGACCAATTGTTTGAAagtgcttctttcttgaaaatttcaaaTATCTCAATGACTCTGACCTCTGGTTGCTCATCCAAAATTACATCGTAGCGttctgttcttttcaaCGCTTCCTTCCCTCTGTCAAGCTGTTCCTTTTTGACAACCTGGGCTAGTTTTGGCCGAACTTTGGGATGAATTGCAACCATACTCAACCAAGCTAGTGCTGCCAAAAGCGCACTCCAATTGATAAAAGGTGAGATAATTCCTGAGAGGAGAAGTGCTCCAAGGCCTGCAAGAAACAGAACTGTCGACCTGTGCTCATCTTTAAATCCCGCAGTACCATACACAAACCTTTCGATACTGTTTGATAAAGAAACCATCGCCGACATGCTGTTTTGTAGGTCTCTTAAGTTGACAACAAATTCCATACTTTGTTTGATATTATGGGCTTTTTTGACGTCCTGGGGATCAGCTTCCAAGTTATAGTCGTACTCACGAATATCTTCATTGAGATAGTTATGAGTTCTCTTTCCTCCACTAGTAAGCGAAACGATAAGGGATCTCCCGTACTGTTTTCGAGAGAGgaaatttgttcttctggGAGGGTGCCTATGCATGTAACCTGGAACCATAAGTCCGTACAGGACATAAAGCAAAGGAATGACTGCTAAGTATATTGGATTGAAGCATATCATAGTTACCATAATGAGCATTGTGATCGTTCCAGAAGGGTTCCGCCAAGCAACTAAACGAATGACGGAGTCCTGAAGCTCGAAAATTGATCCTAATTTAGTAGTCAGGATTTTCAGGTTGGAAGCGAGAATTGTAGCAGATAGCTTCTGCCTTCTTTTCCGATCTGGGTCATTGAGTCGTTGACTGAAATGTTCTCGTTCGGGAAAGTTCTCGGGTAATATAGTAGATATCATTTTGTCCAGCAAAATATCAATGAAATGTTCCTGAGTTCCTCTTGTGCGCTCAGATTTAGGCTTTTCAGCCATCTTTTCTGGTTCAGAAGTTTGTGAGCTGCCTAACTCACTGCCAAGTTCGTATTCCTGTCTAAAGTTTTCGTCCTTCCAAAACCCATCTGAACTTTCTGAGGGCACAAATTGGGCAAACTGATCATAATCTTCATCGATAGTAATCCCGTCGCTTGCCTTACTCGATTTGAGCCTTTGGTAAGCTGCTTCGAAAAATGAACTTGCTACACCATGGATTAAATCCCGGTTGGAGACCCTTTTGAACGTACTATCGTCATCCTCTTCAGGAACCGCATGATTTTTATTAGCATACTTTCGCGCCATAAATCCACCAATGATCGAGTCGCGGCGCCCGCGTGTGACAGGCATCTCAGTCATTGTTGTGTTTTCGTCGCTTGTTCAGAACCCCTCAGCCCTACTTCTGCGATGACTTGAATTTCAGAAATAATTACTGGCGCTATCTAATTAGGGTTTTATTATATCTTGTACATTAGACATTTCAAAAGATGTATTTGTTTTTTATAGCTCAAAGGCAGCGTACTGTGATTATCTGATTAATTCCCGGTTTTTATGAATGCCTTCCGTGTACTCTATTAGATCGCTTCCGTATATTCCTCGTTCCTGTGCCTCGAAAATGGGACAATCTTGGAGGTTCCACAGCTCATAAAATCGAACTGTTTCATCGTTTGTGGCAACACATATGGAACTATGATCAGGCGATGCTGCAGCACTCAATACTCGAAGAGACGTGCTTGAGTGCACCTCGATAGTCGGTGTCATTGCTGGATACGAGTACACCGAGACCAGAGTCGGCTTCTCCACATCACCGAAACCGAAGGTTGCAACTATCTGTTTTTGCCTCAGGGACCATATGAGCGATGTTATCTGGCCTGgcgcttttgtttctttcatAAGTGTGCCTGATCGAGTGTGCCAAAATCTGATATTTCGGTCCTTACTTCCTCCGCCGGTGGCCAGCAGTGACCGAGACCAGGGACAGAATGCCACTGCCTTCACAGCTGCTTTGTGTGGAAGCAAAAACTCCATTCGGGGATTTTTGAGGTCAGAAATATCCCATATTGTGCAGGAGTTGTCGTTTCCTCCGACCGCTAACTGAGTGGCTGTTCCGTTGATTGAAAGACCTGCATTGAAGGGAGTTAGTAAAAGCGAGGGTTAAAGGAGTAACTTTATTTGGAAATAAGAGGGTGTTTCGAGCTTATAAATACCGCAAACTTGTTGGCCCTGTGCTCTGAATTTTGATATAGAACAAAGTGTTAAAGGTTGGTTCAGGAAAGCCATGCTTTTCTCGTTGGTACGTGAGACCTGTGGTATGGAAAACTCGCTACCCTCTGGCACTTCGTCTGCACTTATTTCTTGCTTTGTAAAATTCCGATTTCCCACATAATCCTCACCGAACTGTCCTCTCTCAGAGGATATAAGATGAGCATAATCTGGCTTTATTTCAATAGCGTGAATGTTCCCGTTCTCTTGTCCTACTAGCATTACTGATCTGTAATTTTTTTCTAACCATTGCACACAGCATATTCCTTGTAGGCTTCTGTCAGAACTCACACTAAGAGGTTTGTAGCCGCCCTCGTCGGAAGgttcttcgtcctcaacCTGATCATATAGAAGGAGCCTTCCCTGTTTAGTGCCCACTAACAAGTACCTTTCAAAGGGTGAAAATGACACACAAGTCACAAAGTCGTTTCTTAGCTGCAGATATGAGTAGTGAAGAACGTTTACTGCGCCCCTTGTGTCAGACCATAAATAGACCGCGCAGCCTAGTCCAACTGCTATGTTTCCCGTCTTTGGAGACCATGATACAAGATTAGAGTAGAAATCATTCCTTAGCGAAGGCGCATCAAGCACTCGGAATGGAGTGTATGACTTGGCTCTTGTGGCAGGCCTCTGAAATGCGGGGACGAggcttcttgttctcaAACTATGTGAAAAAGCTTGGGAAGCCAAGTACGGTAGAACCAAACGCGGACAGAGTACTGACAGTAGAGGGTCGACTCTAGAGTGGTTTGCACTATACTTTGTCGCAATTgtgtttgtttttgttaagCTAGCGGCAACAGCGGCTTCCAAAGGCGAAAATTGGTAAACCCTCTCTGTTGATTGGAACCCCAAAGCATCAGCCACGTACCTACGGTAAAGCTTCTGGAAATCGCCAACGCTTGCGtcttctttgctgctgGGAGGTTGCGTATTACTGGGAACAACAGAATTATAATGTCGGGTTGTTCGGAGATCGGTGAAGAACCCTGGCATACTGAGATGCGATGGTGAAGGGGAAGCTTCGAGAACATGCTCTGTACTATCAAAGTCAAGTGTTTTCAGCCTTTGAGCTGCGCGGAAAGCACTTCCGGACGCCAGCTGTGGGATAAACCGGTCCGTAATGTCGCAAGAGCGGCCATCCGTATTGCCTCCCCTAACGCGCTTGGGAGTTATAAATGCCGCTTTGTCGCTACCTGTTCGGATCTTAGTATGGCGCTCGGTACCTTTGGTACTTTTCTGCCCTTTTTTATGCATTCTATGGGTGGTACGTAGGGTGTCACTGGCTCGGTTATTAGGGAAACGGCGTTGCCGGTCGAAACCTGTTGGTCCCGCACAGTAGTCTATAGCAAACACTGGGTGAGCAATCTCGAGCAGttggaaacaaaaaacaGCTCCGGGATAACTGTTTTTTAGAATCGGGTGTCCCTGTAACTGCGATTTGTCGGTTGTTTATTCTGTGGTTTAGAATGTGTTGAAAAAACTGTCACTGACATTATCACTAACGTTCGGACTTTGTAAACATAAAAAGAGCTACACTAACAGAGCTTAGACTAAGCTATAGAGTGCCACCGACTCGATACATGCTCTGgtttgaagttgaagcAACTTTGCGAGTGTTTCTTTCGAATCATTGATGGGCTttatcatcaacaagaGAATGTAAACGCGAGAGCATTAACATCCAATGAGTCTGCAGCATTCTCTAAGTCTTCGGGCCAATCAACGAAGCCTCACCAGCGATTTCTAGTACACATGGGCTACTTCCGCCAAGGACAGTTTATCTGCAATGGGAAGTTGAACAGTGAGCTTATTGGCCATGCCCATGATAGCCATCTTACTGCACCCAAAAACTCGGGTACTACGTGAAGTTAACTTAGTCCTTCAAAGCTGCCTACAAGGCGTATTGAGGCAAGCTGCTAGGGCTTAATTAGATGAAAGTGTCCTGTTGGTTACAAAAACTCATATGCTTGAGGCCAGACTCGTTGCGATTTTACCGAATGGGGACTCGACCCTTCCACTAAGCGCAAATTGGGAGGCTGTTTATAAGCGAAGGCCTGCTAGGGTTATCGCTGTTACGTGGTCAGCCTCCCGGTACGAGAAGCGGGAGATTGCGCGCCTCAGTGAACTATCTACGTACACGTGACATTCTAGTGTTTATATAACTAAACTATGCATCACACGTAAATCAAAGACGCACCCCGACGAGATCACAAACAAGCTGTGATGAACACCAGACCTCCCATCGTCGCATCCAATCCTGTGAGCGATGGCAGATTCCTTGGGGTCAACTTCAATCAGGATTATTCATGCTTCAGCTGTTCCACGCAAACGGGCTTCATGGTTTTTAATGTCGATCCGCTAGAATGTAAACTCTCTAGGCAATTCAGCAACGGTAATGCAAGTGGTATAGCAACTACTAGGATGCTGTACCGTACCAATTACGTTGCTCTTGTTGGAGGGGGCAGAAAGCCGCGCTACCCGCCAAACAAACTAGTCATTTGGGATGACCTACAGCAGCGCGAATCCATCACTCTTAGCTTTATGTCCGCTGTTAAAGAAATGTTTTTGTCGCGTGTGCACATTGTAGTGGTCTTGGAGAACTCGATAGAAATATACGAGTTCAGCGCAAGCCACAAAAGATTAATTTCGCCACTGGAAACCTGCGCTGGCGCAGCAGCTGATTTCGTGGTTTGCCAGCGTACGATGCGCCGGTTGTCAGCAACACAAGCTCAAGCCTCCTCCGGAAATATCCCTCAAACAATAACAAAAGGCATATTGGCGTTTCCATCGGCAAGGAATCCTGGGCAGGTCCAGGTAGCGGATCTATCCCACCTTCAATCCAGtgagattgaagaaagagcagcTACTCAATTGCCCACTTCAATCATCAAAGCGCATAAAACACCTATAAGACTTATAAAGCTGAGCCCCAATGGTTCTATGGTCGCAACATGCTCTCAACAAGGAACAATAATTCGCATTTTCAGTACGCAGAATGGCTCGCTTTTGGGAGAGTTCAGAAGAGGATTAGATCGCGCAGATCTTTACGAAATGGCATGGAGCCCACGCAGTAATCGTCTTGCTGTGGTGAGCGATAAGCAAACCTTGCATATCTTCCAGGTCACCGACGAAGACGGGGAtatgaagaacaagactCACGTCTTGAAGGATGTGCCATTTTTCTGGAAGCCTAAGTACCTCGATTCTACGTGGTCTATGTGTTCCTTGCATTTGCGTTCTGCGCTGAAGGGCAGAGACTCCATGAACGACCAAGACTTTTACAACGACAGATGCAAGCTTGGTTGGTGCCAAGAGGGAGACGAAGATTCCCTAGTACTCATATGGAAGCAGAGTGGAGTGTGGGAGAAATATGCCATACTGGAGAAGGAGCCCAAGACATATGCGGTGAACGAAACCCTGCAAACGTCTGTTACAGCgcaaaatcaaaacaaaaagcattGGGAAATTGTGCGCGAAAGCTGGAGAAAATTGTGATGAACTctgtcattatgcaactaCATAAAAGAAAGTCAGTCACTTAAGTGAGTGCTTCCACCAGCAATTTGCAGTCGTCATTTTCATGAAAATACACGCCATGGTAGTTCTGGGAAAATCTTGCGCAGTCATCTTCTGAGTTAAATGCCATGAAGGTCAAGGTACGGCCCGTCGTGGGATCCCAGTATAACTTGAAGCAGTGCTTGATGTCGTACAACCAGAATCTGTCCATGATGTGGTAAGGTCGTAGATCCGAAGGGAAGTTCCAAACCAGCAGCGATTTTGTCTGGAGAGGCTCTACCGTTTTCCTAATAGTTTCTAATGTTAGCTCTGGGGTGCCAGCACCCCTACCTGAACGTAATGTATGGAAAAAGCTCTCGCGAGAGTCGAATGCAGCGAGCAAGTTACGCGCGTACAACCCATATCCAACTTCAGGGTTCTGGGAGCTGGACTGTGTAAAATGCGGCCTTACGCCGTCCACACGGCTAAAGGTGATGTATTTTCTGTAAGCCTCCATTGTTTTGTGGTCGGGGAAAACAAGCCTGTACTTGTCTCTGAACTGAAAGTACCTGGGGTCACGCACCTTGAGCACTTCGAAGTCAAGGACAGAGCTTGCAACAGCGCGAGTAGAGAATCTCGTCTGCGGCAGCAGGTCCACAAAATCTGACTTTGCCAAAAGAGGGTTATACGATTTCAGTTCTAAGATCCTAGGCTTGGCGTATTTCagttcttcgtcctcgctCCCGTGTCCCCTAGCTGCATTGTGGGCAGCGGGATACGAGCCAACCACGTTGCCCGTGCTTTTCAGTTTCCCAAGTACACTCTTCACGACTTTGCTAGAACTCATGGGGTTGATGCGCAGCTCGAGTGTCCTAATGTTACCTGCCGGCGCATTATCACGCTTCTGTTCGTAATCtgtcaagctcatcgagaGCTTTATGATTTTATTACCCGGCCtgacttttgaaaaatatataAACGGGTGGCGTTTTCCTAAGTACACACTCTTCATGCCACTTTTAAAAGAACAAGGCCTGCGTCGTTTCCCTCATTACGGCAAGATCAGCATCAGACTAGCGTGTTCGCTTTTGCGAACGCGCTAACCTATATCGAACATGGTTCTTGCCTTTTACCAGAACCATCCGGGTGCTGTCTTCGCCGGGACCGATCTAGCAGTGCTCCATATTTTTTGGAACCTTCCCTTTTTCGTTGGCTTAACTGCGGCGTTGTCGCTGCGAGTTTGATGGAACCAAGTGGAACTCATTCAATCCCTTAGAGCTCCCAATGAGTCCATTGGCGCGAGTTATCGGATGTTGTGAGTAACCCTAACACAAAGACCCTTTCTTCACAGACTGAGTTCGCAGCACTGCACGACGTCTGGACCGTAACTAACATGTATAGCTGTCCTAGATTGCCGCCGTTTGTAAGCAGGACGGAGTGATTGGCACGGGTCCCATATCCCAGGGAACGTGGCTACCACTCATCCTTGAAGCGATAGCGCGGTGGAGATTTTGGCCGTTCTCCCTTATCTTGTGCTATCTTTGGGGCCGGCAGTTGGCCTTTCCGCTTAATTTGGCGTTTGTGTTTTTTCGCATACCGCTCTGTTTCCCCAAAGAGTAATTTTATTCTCGCGGTTGACTTTTACGGTTCGATGAGGTACCTGATTCGAcctgaaaaaaaacagtgAAGACCGATGAAATGATGGAATCGATTCTTTCCATCAGAGACTAGTTAAAGGTTCGAGAGACCTGGTCAAATCAGAGGCTGTGACGTTCAAACTGTGGAGATGATTACCACGTCAATCGAGAGACCCACCACTACTGTGTTCTTGGCACCTCCCAGGATTTTCCGCAGAGCTGACAGCTCCACCAACTCCGGCTCATCTACCTCTGAATCGTCTTCGAAGGCGTCATCAACGAAATGCGGTAACGGCTCAAAGTGTACTTTGCCGGCAGACCGCACAGAATCTGCGACGGTCGCTGTAGCAGTTGTGGTGCCGGTCGTGGTGGTGATTTTGGTGCTTGGCTTCGTACTTTGGAAagtttggagaagaagcaggaaaGAAGCCATGGAAGacaatgacccagacttCGATGGCGACGGTGAATACATGCCCGCCGCCAATGCTGGATACGAGCTGAAGGAGAACAGCGTGCCGACTTCTGGCAGTAATTTCGATGACTACGAATTTAAAAGCCAAGGATATCCGGCAGATGCCGGGTACGCGGGCTCTAACTACTATAAGCCCCCTATCGTGGACCCTTTCCAACTACCAATGAGCGATGACGCAGGCGACCTGAGGACTTTCGCGCGGTCTATCCAAAACAACGAGTTTGATGGGTACAGACTAGCTTCTCATAGTGCTAGTGAGCTCTCTCTTTCAAACCCAACCGGCGGGTTTCACAGACCCCAAACCTTTATTCAACAGGGGCGTTCAGGCTCTTTTACCAGCAGTAATCTAATGTCCGTTGAATCTGCTGACAACGTGGCGAGGATTAACGATGGGCACATACAAGACAGTATGCCGCAAGCGACACAAGCAGAAGAAATGGCTAGCGGGGAATCAGGTGAGTATGCTTCAGATGTCGAAAACAGCCCTATCAAAAATGCGCGCGCTGAAGTCGCACAAGGCTATATAGGTGACTCTGCGGGGCTGGATCCAgaaaaaagcttcaaaggGAGCGCATCCATTGAAAATGACAAGGCTTCTTCGAACCAGAGCTTTGTTGATGCATGTTTGAATGTGAGCAAGACTGGAATGGAAAAGGGTTCTGAGTATGACGACGATTATGAAATACACAACTCaaaggaggaagaaaacatcaaaagGATGAAGAGCATATATGAAGTTTACCTTGATAGGAACGGAACTGTTAGAACAGTCAATCCTCCCTCGAAAGAaaccgaagaagaactgggGGCTCACGAGGAGGGCTTTGCAGCTTCAGAGTCGCTTCCAGCAGGCGCTTCCTTCCAAATTCATGAAGCAGCTGagcgccaaaaacagctaGATGCAAGTAACGCTGGAGTTgtgcgcgatgagctgcaACTACCCGGTCAAGGAGAAGAGACGGTTGCTCGTACCAGAGCCGCCTCTTCCATATACTCGGAATTGCCTGCAATGCCTCAACAAACCGCCCAGGCAAACCAGTACCGCAGACAGGCACCATATGAGCAACCAGCTCAATA from Lachancea thermotolerans CBS 6340 chromosome C complete sequence includes:
- the DIE2 gene encoding dolichyl-P-Glc:Glc(2)Man(9)GlcNAc(2)-PP-dolichol alpha-1,2- glucosyltransferase (similar to uniprot|P50076 Saccharomyces cerevisiae YGR227W DIE2 Dolichyl-phosphoglucose-dependent glucosyltransferase of the ER functions in the dolichol pathway that synthesizes the dolichol-linked oligosaccharide precursor for N-linked protein glycosylation has a role in regulation of ITR1 and INO1) yields the protein MDTKDEKELTLEEKLENEILHEVEAGFLFNLIVWPILLVYFGVTFAKLANSVVPYQFIDEVFHVKQTIQYIGGNWKTWDPKITTPPGLYVLGWLNYKWLRLLTSWSSLTILRLTNLFGGMIILPLVVLRPLFLFNAIGFWPASLICFPLMASYYYLYYTDVWSSIFILESLTLAITLPFGETTSIWLSALSALVSCLFRQTNIVWNIFIMVVVIERRALIHKDFNNVHFNNYLKFIIHALENFKQVVLPYGLNLMLFAMFVIYNRSLTLGDKDNHTAGIHLTQMFYCITFIAFFSAPLWISKAGLDYYRFRVQAKKFRTFLELLGIMLVIRFFSVVHPFLLADNRHYTFYLFKKVIARNFWFKYLLMPWIYHFSTLNYIEIMRQKVMHFHPILPIEIKSPVELPVQLTHISWTALIICTFMTVVPSPLFEPRYYILPYFFWRLFVTPTSDSILDNSPSESELKYCKRLALEFGWFMCINVLTLCVFALRSFMWEDEVNPQRVIW
- the MTC6 gene encoding Mtc6p (weakly similar to uniprot|P38849 Saccharomyces cerevisiae YHR151C hypothetical ORF), with amino-acid sequence MNRVVYGLLLTLVLNVVRGQSFWPALSSDSLIALRSQRDVLSNISIDKVPMVGVQLNEVAFRGTSNETESLEILASLLNVGVQAYMMDIEFDESYNLTISGSDTSLGTTLSTFKRFISSSNNYLNADMLVLLLRLKQNTNTSTKGAPSNFPNITAILDLYLGSSTLYTPSQLAYDRSSGNVAPSYGNLNSPDWPSLNYFLYSIQKRAVVFYVDTASSDALQSPAIFNASNLNYETSNTPIVCPLTNNAQVLNTSSLSWRFLQKDYSPSDIREYTMCGYSPIIDNKYNPNSINTISNVLENSLLWSWASNEPNTSDDTRSNSTSLVARRCAVVHYTKSNSSSYWTVANCYDRKRALCKRDGNDFEWAVTQEGASYFSHHDQDGNGFCPDNFSLSLPQTALQEKSLDNYLSQLSPEGWEIWIDLNSVSVPDCWVPDGPYASCPYQKEVSTRNFVSMITPVSVFAAVTILMLIMLSWRRVPIQDNRKRWKRVINSHLGSKAEGVPA
- the PEX28 gene encoding Pex28p (similar to uniprot|P38848 Saccharomyces cerevisiae YHR150W PEX28 Peroxisomal integral membrane protein involved in regulation of peroxisome size and number genetic interactions suggest that Pex28p and Pex29p act at steps upstream of those mediated by Pex30p Pex31p and Pex32p), producing the protein MTEMPVTRGRRDSIIGGFMARKYANKNHAVPEEDDDSTFKRVSNRDLIHGVASSFFEAAYQRLKSSKASDGITIDEDYDQFAQFVPSESSDGFWKDENFRQEYELGSELGSSQTSEPEKMAEKPKSERTRGTQEHFIDILLDKMISTILPENFPEREHFSQRLNDPDRKRRQKLSATILASNLKILTTKLGSIFELQDSVIRLVAWRNPSGTITMLIMVTMICFNPIYLAVIPLLYVLYGLMVPGYMHRHPPRRTNFLSRKQYGRSLIVSLTSGGKRTHNYLNEDIREYDYNLEADPQDVKKAHNIKQSMEFVVNLRDLQNSMSAMVSLSNSIERFVYGTAGFKDEHRSTVLFLAGLGALLLSGIISPFINWSALLAALAWLSMVAIHPKVRPKLAQVVKKEQLDRGKEALKRTERYDVILDEQPEVRVIEIFEIFKKEALSNNWSFVKYSSSVFDPRDSFRKAQVLPPGVDELECVCPPLTWSFDANSVWEIDYNVGGWSTERCLNLQIDDQFLVDDAFKRRRLTRKVLRYASPARKPSYK
- the AMA1 gene encoding Ama1p (similar to uniprot|P50082 Saccharomyces cerevisiae YGR225W AMA1 Required for sporulation), which codes for MHKKGQKSTKGTERHTKIRTGSDKAAFITPKRVRGGNTDGRSCDITDRFIPQLASGSAFRAAQRLKTLDFDSTEHVLEASPSPSHLSMPGFFTDLRTTRHYNSVVPSNTQPPSSKEDASVGDFQKLYRRYVADALGFQSTERVYQFSPLEAAVAASLTKTNTIATKYSANHSRVDPLLSVLCPRLVLPYLASQAFSHSLRTRSLVPAFQRPATRAKSYTPFRVLDAPSLRNDFYSNLVSWSPKTGNIAVGLGCAVYLWSDTRGAVNVLHYSYLQLRNDFVTCVSFSPFERYLLVGTKQGRLLLYDQVEDEEPSDEGGYKPLSVSSDRSLQGICCLSINGTATQLAVGGNDNSCTIWDISDLKNPRMEFLLPHKAAVKAVAFCPWSRSLLATGGGSKDRNIRFWHTRSGTLMKETKAPGQITSLIWSLRQKQIVATFGFGDVEKPTLVSVYSYPAMTPTIEVHSSTSLRVLSAAASPDHSSICVATNDETVRFYELWNLQDCPIFEAQERGIYGSDLIEYTEGIHKNRELIR
- the HSV2 gene encoding phosphatidylinositol-3,5-bisphosphate binding protein HSV2 (similar to uniprot|P50079 Saccharomyces cerevisiae YGR223C HSV2 Phosphatidylinositol 3 5- bisphosphate-binding protein predicted to fold as a seven- bladed beta-propeller displays punctate cytoplasmic localization) gives rise to the protein MNTRPPIVASNPVSDGRFLGVNFNQDYSCFSCSTQTGFMVFNVDPLECKLSRQFSNGNASGIATTRMLYRTNYVALVGGGRKPRYPPNKLVIWDDLQQRESITLSFMSAVKEMFLSRVHIVVVLENSIEIYEFSASHKRLISPLETCAGAAADFVVCQRTMRRLSATQAQASSGNIPQTITKGILAFPSARNPGQVQVADLSHLQSSEIEERAATQLPTSIIKAHKTPIRLIKLSPNGSMVATCSQQGTIIRIFSTQNGSLLGEFRRGLDRADLYEMAWSPRSNRLAVVSDKQTLHIFQVTDEDGDMKNKTHVLKDVPFFWKPKYLDSTWSMCSLHLRSALKGRDSMNDQDFYNDRCKLGWCQEGDEDSLVLIWKQSGVWEKYAILEKEPKTYAVNETLQTSVTAQNQNKKHWEIVRESWRKL